The Arachidicoccus terrestris genome includes the window TCAGCTCTGGTACTATTCGTGTTCCGTAACTGGAAGGTCTCAGAAATGGAAAATGGAAAACCAAGATAATGGATCTCTTTATATTTACAGGCATCTTCTGCACCACGTACATTTGCGATGATCGCCAATAACTTTGTAGGTGTTTTAATACCGGAAAAATTTAGCCGGGCCAGGACCTCAGCGGTATCCGCCATCTGCGGGATGGCTTTAGGAGAAACAAAGCTCCCGAAATCCAGCACCGGAAAACCTGCCTCCAGTAGCGCTTTCAGGTAAGCCACCTTCGTATCGGTCGTAATAGGGTGTGGCCAACCCTGCATAGCATCCCTGGGGCATTCCACCAGTTCAATGACTTTATTTTGGGTTACCGTTTGCATGGCGGTCGTTTTAAGTTGTATCCGCAGTATAGCTACTAGCGCTGCTGCATGCGCTGCTTCATCGCCTCATATAATGTGATACCGGCAGCAACAGATACGTTTAAGGAATCAAAATTACCGGTCATAGGAATAGCATATTTCTCGTTGGCCGCTTTAGAAATATAAGGCTGCACTCCGTTATCTTCGCTACCCATGACAAAACAACAAGGAAGGGTCAGATCCAGTTCAAATAGTTTTTTGGGCGCATCCATTTCAGAAGTGAAAATACCGATGCCATTCAATTGTAATTCTTCCACTGCTTTAAGCAGACTGCTGACTCTGCAGATGTTGATTTTTTCCAGGGCACCGGCACTGCTTTTGACGGCGTCCTCGCCCAATGCTCCCACTCCTTTATCGGGAATAATGATCGCATGGGTGCCGGTACAAAGGGCGCTACGGGCAATAGCACCTATATTACGGACGTCGGTGATACCATCCAGCATTAAAAACTGTGGTACGTCACCATTACCTACAATATGATCAATGACCTGTTGAAGGTTTTGATAAGTGACAGCGGATTTAAAGGCGATAACACCTTGATGGTTCGTATTGGTCAGGCTATAGAGTTTTTCCTGGGGAACTGGTTGTACGGGGATATTCAGCTTTTTGGCCTGGCTTCTTATACCCTGTATCACATCACCGGAAGCGTTTTTGAAAATAAGTATTTTATCGATATTAATACCACTTTTAAGCGCTTCCATAACGGGGTTACGTCCAA containing:
- the rlmB gene encoding 23S rRNA (guanosine(2251)-2'-O)-methyltransferase RlmB; the encoded protein is MAFQKKSTNNYQSKKNIIVGRNPVMEALKSGINIDKILIFKNASGDVIQGIRSQAKKLNIPVQPVPQEKLYSLTNTNHQGVIAFKSAVTYQNLQQVIDHIVGNGDVPQFLMLDGITDVRNIGAIARSALCTGTHAIIIPDKGVGALGEDAVKSSAGALEKINICRVSSLLKAVEELQLNGIGIFTSEMDAPKKLFELDLTLPCCFVMGSEDNGVQPYISKAANEKYAIPMTGNFDSLNVSVAAGITLYEAMKQRMQQR